A segment of the Arachis hypogaea cultivar Tifrunner chromosome 5, arahy.Tifrunner.gnm2.J5K5, whole genome shotgun sequence genome:
aaaggtgaaactactccaacggtggttatgggttcaccactatatATACACTGACACCCTCAGGTATCACTAGTTCCCATACTCTCTAAACTTGCTTAGACCCTCGCttacttaggcatcagagtgtctttgcaggtaccaccccctctcCTCCATTCACTCACAAGTCGGACGAAGGCTCCTAGCTCGGAACCACGTTAAAAGGCCTTCTTCCTCAAACGATTGGGCCAACCTTACGAGTCCAACccactaatctccggttaccaAACGTAAcaattggattctattttttataaACCGTTGGATCGGACCAgatccaatcaaatccaaactgTATAATATACtataatgttattattttattaatatgtttacaattatacttataacatgttcaatttgttatatatttttatattatttatgtattattattatttagtaaatattttatgttcaaaaaatgtgatttatttatttattttagctaatctataattttatttctattgttatgttatcgttggttTTTAAGATATTATTGAGACTTGTTATGCCATTGatagttatttaaaatttgatgttgagacttgttatatatgtttaatttttttaatttacaaactgCAAATCCAATACAATGTAAACCGCTTGAAATTGTATtagatcggatcgaatttttgtaaaaaaatcatCCGATCAAAATCGCACCGCAagtaaaattagtgtttgattcgGACGAGTTTTTTACTCAAAACCGATCAAAATCGCATGACGAACACCCTAGCATATATAGTAGTAGATTTTGCTGTCTCTGCGCTCTTGTATACGCTATACATCTACACCCTTTCTCGTCCTTGATGGATGCAGAAAAGAAGATGGTGGCCACATTCCTCAAGTTATGCCATTCTTTTACGAAGGAAGTGGAAATTCCCAGCAAGGCACTCAAGAAGTTCCTTATCAGGGTAACTTCTCCAACCACTACTGGCGACCTTCAAGCCTTCCCACGCTCTTGTTTTGGAAGTATGCCTATGCAAGCTTCTGTGCTCTTGAACAGAAAATGGCGATGGGTCTATTCAAGAAGCCTCAAATCCCCGATCTCAATTTCCACGCACCACGCAAGGACGAAGCTGGTCCCTTTCAGATGCGCATCATGCAGGTACGTGTTATATACGTTAACTAATGGTGTTATGTTTTCAAATTCTAATCAACTAATCAAGCTTCTATGATTTTGAACAGAAAATTGATGGCCCCATTCAAGAAGTCTCAAATCCACGATCTCAATCTCCTCGCACCACGCGAGGATGAAGTTGAATCCTCTCAGAAGCTCACCATGCGAGTACGTGTCATATACCTTGACTAAATCGTGTCATGTTTTTAAATTCTAATCAACTACCTTATTCGTATCTAGTATTACTACGGAAGTAGAGTTTATTCTGAtcggttgaatttttttttttattcagatttttttttgctGATTAAGTGTTGGgcagattttaataaaattattgttcTTGGACTTTTTCATTGCTTTTCCATTGCAACAGCTGTTACTACCAAAAGAAAGGCAGTTCATCAGGCCTATCAAAGTGGGGGCAAAAGGTTTAAGGTGAGTGAGGGCAATGCAAACTTttccaagaaaaagaaaattatcgTAATTGAAGATTAAAAAGAACAATGCAAGTTGACTGTGTTTTGTACTTTTGTATGGATTATATGATGTTGGGTGATTCTCTTATGGCTAAGCTTACTGTGCCTAAGTGTGGCTAAGGATTGACCATCCAGTAAATAAACAACACCTGGCAAACTGGTTGCAGATACTTTTTTACTTCCTCTTCGTATAAGACAAAAACATTATTAAGCAAAAAAGAAAATCATCTTTAAATTTCTGAAATTTCAATCTCATCACTTCTTCTCTCTCAGCATCTCAAATTTCATATACATATTTATCACTAAGGCTTGGAGTTCCGATTGGGATGATAaaaaaggaagaacatcaagGCCAGTGTTCTCCCCAAGCAATCCATAACACTATCCAAAGCTACTAAGAACAATTATTTCTCCAACAGCAAATGCAGCATCACAATCTATATGGCACTAATATTTATGTCGGGGGTAGCATCAACAATGGAAGAGGGTTAATGTTCTTTTCTTAAGAAAACTCAAATCATGCAATCACCATGGTCTGTGTCTTCATATAATACGACTCTTTTACGTatcgaaaattttttatttttttcatccatTGCTATCCATTGCTATATCGGTAATGTCCAATCTTTTTCAATTTAGATGttgaaaatttataaatttgtccCGATGATTTGTCAATAGGTTCAAATAAATTATTGACTATTCTTGTTTATTGATTGAAGAATTTCACTATGCTTCATTTGTACAATTACAATCTTTAGCCTAGTCAAAATATAACTTTGTAACTCCACATGTGATGACGTGtctaaatttaattcatttctaaaATTTGGCCGCCCTAACCACCAAAACCCTGTGGCTATCAGAGACACCACCTTATATGTTCTGTTTTCAGTTCAGGGCACTATATTTGCTCAGATGTACTTTTTGTTTCTCGTCGAGTTTGAGGCAGTTAATTTTTCACAAATGATAGCATAATATAACTCTTCCTTTTATTTCTGTTTTAGAATCATATATaatgcaaagaaaaaaaaagatcaatTTAAGAATTTGTTATTTGTCACCATTTTTAATATCCGGCCCATTGTTGAGTCTCAACTCTCAACTCTCAACTCTCAACTCTCAactctcaagcccttaattgcaTGAGTAATTGGATGATTATGCTCAATAGCACACATGTAACATgttgtttgtttcttttcttctccttttccccGTCGCACCCCTCCTCAGAATTAGGTGCTGAATTGTTTTACAACTAGAACCCCTTATTCTTAAATAAGAAAATCTTATATCTCTAGTACGATTTCCGTGCGTATAAGCAAAAAATAACGGTTGCCTGGCCGAAAGTTAATTAATAACTTCCGCGAAATTTTGGACATATATATATAGGCCTAAATAAACTGTCTTACAAAATGGGATTTGTGAAATATAGACCCAGAGATTTTTGGTCATGGGCTTCTGGCCCAATTGACAAAACCACCCATACTCCCCGACCCGACCCGCATCCCAACCCAGCTGAAGAGATGTGCCATCTCCATTCTCCTGTCTGGAACTCCAGGATCGTGTCCCGCCGCACGAACCACTGCTCTCCCCTCTCTGGTTTCAACGCCAGCGTACTCATCTCTGCAAGCCTGCCTCCACTCCTTCTAGCCTTCACCGTCTTCACCACTTCACTTTCCTTAGCGGAAGACACGTTGCTCGGACTGAGTTATCGCCGCCTGAACTCGAACCCCGACGAGGAAAGATTGGCGGGAGATCCTCTTCAACTAGGTTCCCCCCACACGAATGGCGCTGATCGACGGCGGTTGACTTTGCGAGCTCGATGGAGCCGTGTGCATCTTCTTCCTTCCCCTTTAGGGTTTTACAGAGTCAAATTTGACCCCATTTTTTCTTCCCAACCACCGTCGTCACCAGCGACCATGCACCGTATCCCGCAATGGCACCATTTCCCGTCACGAATTTCAATTTCTCGTCCTACACTCTAAATTGTCGCTCCAAAACGGTACGCTTTTTTATCACTTGATTTTATCGTTGAGATCCTAGTCCCAATCTATTCTGAGCTCTCAGGTTTTCAATTCAATGGATTCGTGTCAAATCTCTAGCTCAATGGGCGTATCGAACCTATCATTGCAAAGAAGAAAATCGATTGTGTTTTTAAGTGTTTCAGAGCTTCATACATGATAATGGGTTCGAGCAATGAATTCTTTAGTCCTTTTAGGTCATAGGATGGTTCACAAGTTTCCACATTGTGTGAACATTTGTAGGAAATTATGCAATCAACCTTTTCATTGCGATGATGATGAGGTTCGGAGTGGTTTTGAATTCGTtgaggagcctttgaagaaaatgtGTGCTACCTCTTGTGacattgttgattttgatttgaatGGGGATAACGCTAGCTTCGAGAGGAAGCAATTTTTGCATAGGAATGGGTCCATAGAAAATGTGAGGATGGATGCTGAGAAAATTCTTGAGGTTCTTGGACAGGATAGTCCCGAGTTAGATTTTAGACTGGCTTTGGATGGATTGCGTGTTAGGCCATCAGCTTTTCTCGTGAGGGAGGTTCTGTATGGGATGTTGAAAGGCATAAACTGCGAAAACAAGGGGAGATGCGCTAAACTGGCGTACAAATTTTTTCTGTGGTGTGGGCAGCAGGAGGGTTACTGGCACACTGCAAATTCCTATCACTTGGTTCTGCAGATATTTGCCGCGTGTGATGAGTTTCAAGCGATGTGGAGGCTTGTTGATGAGATGATTGAGAAAGGATTTCCAGCTACTGCTCGCACTTTCCACATTTTGATTTGCACTTGTGGTGAGGCAGGGTTTGCTAGGAAGTTGGTGATGAAGTTCATTAAGTCAAAATCATTTAACTACCGGCCCTTTAGGCACTCCTACAATGCAATTCTCCATTGTCTTCTTGTTTTAAACCAGTACCGTTTGATTGAGTGGGTTTACAGGCAGATGTTGCTTGATGGTTTTTCCTCTGATGTTTTGACTTACAACATTGTTATGGTAGCAAAGTATAGACTTGGAAAATTTAATCACTTTAACAGGTTGCTTTACGAGATGGGTAGAAATGGTCTTTCTCCTGATTTTCATACTTACAACATTCTTCTTCATGTTCTTGGTAAAGGAGATAAACCTCTTGCAGCTCTTAATCttctaaatagcatgaaagaaactGGTATAGAGCCAACTGTTCTTCATTTCACCACAttaattgatggactaagcagaGCTGGAAATCTAGAGGCTTGCAAGTATTATTTTGACGAAATGATAAAAAATGGGTGTATGCCAGATGTGGTGGCATACACTGTAATGATCACAGGATATGTGGTGGCTGGTGATCTTGAAAGAGCTCAGGAAATGTTCAATGAGATGATTTCTAGAGGACAAATCCCAAATGTATTTACATACAATTCCATGATTCGTGGATTATGTATGGCCAGAAAGTTTGATGAAGCATGCTCAATGCTACAGGAAATGGAGGCCAAAGGTTGTAGTCCAAATTTTGTTGTCTATACTACATTAGTGAGTAATTTACGGAATGCTGGAAAGCTTGCTTTAGCACATCAAGTGATAAGGCAGATGATGGAGAAGGGGAAGTATACCCACCTTATTTCAAGCATCAAGGTGAAAAGGCGCAAGAAATAGCAGATATAGATTGTCTCATAGGGGATTTTAATCACTGGGTTTTCAAGTAACTCTGATGGTTATGCAGCTAGTTATTAAGCCGGAGAACCAAAGTATGTGATTTCTCccttctaatatatattttctttagTGACTATTATACGACATGTAACCCTGAatcttatcattttattttaatatgtgaTCAATGCCAAGCTTGTTATTTGTGTTTATCCTTCATAATACTACTTTTCAGTTGGTTGATTCAATCCTATAGCTGGTGGAGAAACTGGCGGCAAGCAATAATGCAGGTATTTTGGAGGTACAGATGATTGTATGGTATtaaaatgataatgataataagaaaataaatgacaaaacGTGCTGCATATACTCACTTCTACATTATTTTCCTGCAGCTTGACCTTATAATTGGAAACAATGAGAGCAACGAGTTGTTGGTCATCTCAGTCACTGATCAAATTTCTCAAATGAAGCAAGCTTGTATCAGATTAGAATTGCAAGCTGTTTCTGAAGAGCTTCATGAGCATTTTTTCACTTTACTGGTATCCAATCACACGTCTTTGTTGCTGGGGCTTCAAGGACAACCACTTCCAACATAAAGCTTGAGCAGCACGTTCACTTGCTTTATTGTTTCGTTGGCTCATTTGTCGGCTAGGTATCTTGCACCTTGTTATCTCACCGTAAGCGGTACATGCTGATTCTTAACCTGCCATCCTTGGCTCTTATGAACGGTATTTGCTGGTGCAATGCATATTATTCATCTTCTTAGGCATGTGTTACTGCTGTGCATATGCAAATAGGCTCACAACAAGCTATTGTAGATGCCTTTGGTGTTGGGCATATTGAAGTCCGCCCCTGTAGATATAATATAATGTTTTGCCTCTAAAAAAAGTGAAAAGAACTCCCTTCTATAATCTGCATATCTAAATCTACAATTCATTGAAGTTGATTTTTGTTGTATACCAACTTCCATTACATTctcattcaattcaaaatttacaaggtagaaaaaatattattcatttcATTTATATATGCCGATGTCTTTCCAGTTTATCTTACTATTTTTTATGTCTCCAAGATTTAAATATAGGCCAAAGAAATTGTCTATTTTTTATGTTTACCAAATACATTGTAACTTAAATTGTATTCACATACATATAATTGTAACCGTACCAAATTTACAAGATATATTTTGGAAGGGAATGAGTATTATGTTCTTGTTGATTAAATTGGTCAATTATATTGGTTAGCAGGGTGACATGTCAATCCATTATCCATGCAATCAAGGCATGAACCCTTAGTAGTTGTCTAGTTGAATACCGCTAAGTGAAAAATCTAATCTTGGAAATTTGAAATTTCCAATTTCCAattattttcttctgtttctttttttCAAGGCTTCATTGATGTCTAGATTAATTTGTTGATGCAAGCATCATGAATAGGTTTGACTGATTGGTGATATAGTGTTGCACTCTTGCACGTATCTTTCAGTAActactcagaaaataaaaaataaatataaaagaccCTTAAATTTGCAAGTCCTTTCACTCCTTTGCCCTACTTTACATATAATAATGAGATTGAAGAGAGAGAACCTTATATAttgatttactttctttgccTTTACATCTTTTGCCTTCCATGCATCCTATTGAATATTGATTGTTATAAGAGGAAAATGAGACAATTTCTTTCATCCGATGAAATAGATCAATCTTGGCCTATATTTAGTAACAATGTAACATCATCTGTCATTGGCTATGTCATGATAATTGCCAGTCCCGAAAATTCTTCTGTGGAATGTGGACACTAGTCGCCACAAATAATGTTGATAAGATATAGATCCATCATTAATACATATGTTAAATATAAGGTCAATAACTATAATTCATAACGGTGGCACTTATATGCTTAAAGATGCACAATACTAATATCAGTCATATTTATTGTAACTGTTGGAACCATGCcataaatccaaattgattaGGCAttcttagaacaaaatattgagcCCCAATACTAAAATGACCATGCTTATAAGCCATACCTAActaattacttttttaaaaaatgattaaaTCAAAATGCTTTGCTCAGCAAGCAATATTGTGCACGAGCCGTCTcataaagaaattaagaaaaatttgaaaatcacttTTGTCTTTATCAATTGTTTTATTAGAAAGGCTGGATTTTGCTAGCATCTTTGGACTTTGGTGCCATTGAGTTAAGAGAAAATGACCCACAAGCGAATAGGAAAGGAACTTCGTGATGGCCAAATAACTTCTTGGCCTTATTACATAACCAAACTTTACCACAATTCATAACCGTAtgatatgaaattatgaataaaaGAGATATAGATGTTGTCATAGTCACAATAACAATACCCTAATAGCCATTTgcataataaactaaaataaaatatcttgCAACAATTAATAAGTAGAAAACTAGAGCTATCTGAAATTTGCAGCTTGTCAATTACCAAAGCTTCTCTTATATTGGAAAAATGctaaaaggaaaatagaaaaaataaatggaGAGAATAGGAAAAGAAACTATTTTATCctatgaaaattgaaaaacatTGTCTAATATTTATTCTCTGTTAGTCAAATTTTGGGAATACTCTATTAAAAAACTCATTTGCATCTTGGCAATTGATTTATGCAGGAAACAGCAGATTTGAGAAGAAGAAGGGGAAAAAAAACTATAGACAACTATGCATCTTATAATGGCTTCTGAAtataagaaaaatatgcaaaccaattaaaaataaaaaataaaaataaaagggtgAAGAATTGTGATAAGACCAATGAGATAAGTATtggggatttttttttttcatttcttttcttccttcttttcctccttcttctcttcctttttctcttctttcttctcctctttcttttcttctttcttctcttccttcttctcttctttggcAGGTCCAACAGATATGATATCAACCTTGCCAactttcttgagcttcttcacaaTTGCCACTGTGTCCATTTGTCCAATCACTGTTAGCTTCTGCTCCTTTATATCTGCTGCTATTGAATCAACTCCTATATATATGAGTTCATCAAAATTAATCAGATCAcaaccttatattatattattagtcacatattaatatgaaattatatatgaattcaaggtataaataaataaataaacataaactaTACTCACCAAATATATCTGCAGCTGCTTCAATAGCTTTCTGCTTTGTTTTATCATCAGTCATAGTCAAAACCTTTAACACAACCTTCTGCTATATGGATCCATAGAAAGAATACACAAAAGGGTGTTAAGAAAATTAGTAAAgacatataattttaaattaattaatcataGATATGGTATTGGatccaagaggaagaaagagagagaagtgaATGTACCTGAGCCATTTGAAGAGGATCTAGCTAGGCTAGAATAATGGTGTGAAACAAACTTGGGAGTAGAGTGTTGAGGCCTTAAATATGTACTAAGACTAAGAGGGTAAGTTAATtatttatacttatatatatatatatatttatgttacTAATACTATATGTTAGGTGAATGGTTATGGGGTGTGACTGTGAGAGAGTCATATCAAACAGATGGAGCCCTTTAAATGCAAATTTCTTGCCGCATGGTTCAATTCTATCCCACATGCGACAAATCTTTGACATGGTGATGCCATcttcaatctttttttttaatatatataattttattttattttaggtttttgatcaattttatatattaaaaattaaaattttaattttattttattggataacaaatttttttattttaagatctttaattaatacaaaattctttaaaaagattacaaaaaaaattcaattata
Coding sequences within it:
- the LOC112799867 gene encoding uncharacterized protein, producing MDAEKKMVATFLKLCHSFTKEVEIPSKALKKFLIRVTSPTTTGDLQAFPRSCFGSMPMQASVLLNRKWRWVYSRSLKSPISISTHHARTKLVPFRCASCRKLMAPFKKSQIHDLNLLAPREDEVESSQKLTMRLLLPKERQFIRPIKVGAKGLR
- the LOC112802852 gene encoding pentatricopeptide repeat-containing protein At3g60050 isoform X1, producing MNSLVLLGHRMVHKFPHCVNICRKLCNQPFHCDDDEVRSGFEFVEEPLKKMCATSCDIVDFDLNGDNASFERKQFLHRNGSIENVRMDAEKILEVLGQDSPELDFRLALDGLRVRPSAFLVREVLYGMLKGINCENKGRCAKLAYKFFLWCGQQEGYWHTANSYHLVLQIFAACDEFQAMWRLVDEMIEKGFPATARTFHILICTCGEAGFARKLVMKFIKSKSFNYRPFRHSYNAILHCLLVLNQYRLIEWVYRQMLLDGFSSDVLTYNIVMVAKYRLGKFNHFNRLLYEMGRNGLSPDFHTYNILLHVLGKGDKPLAALNLLNSMKETGIEPTVLHFTTLIDGLSRAGNLEACKYYFDEMIKNGCMPDVVAYTVMITGYVVAGDLERAQEMFNEMISRGQIPNVFTYNSMIRGLCMARKFDEACSMLQEMEAKGCSPNFVVYTTLVSNLRNAGKLALAHQVIRQMMEKGKYTHLISSIKVKRRKK
- the LOC112802852 gene encoding pentatricopeptide repeat-containing protein At1g55630 isoform X2, with the protein product MCATSCDIVDFDLNGDNASFERKQFLHRNGSIENVRMDAEKILEVLGQDSPELDFRLALDGLRVRPSAFLVREVLYGMLKGINCENKGRCAKLAYKFFLWCGQQEGYWHTANSYHLVLQIFAACDEFQAMWRLVDEMIEKGFPATARTFHILICTCGEAGFARKLVMKFIKSKSFNYRPFRHSYNAILHCLLVLNQYRLIEWVYRQMLLDGFSSDVLTYNIVMVAKYRLGKFNHFNRLLYEMGRNGLSPDFHTYNILLHVLGKGDKPLAALNLLNSMKETGIEPTVLHFTTLIDGLSRAGNLEACKYYFDEMIKNGCMPDVVAYTVMITGYVVAGDLERAQEMFNEMISRGQIPNVFTYNSMIRGLCMARKFDEACSMLQEMEAKGCSPNFVVYTTLVSNLRNAGKLALAHQVIRQMMEKGKYTHLISSIKVKRRKK
- the LOC112802853 gene encoding heavy metal-associated isoprenylated plant protein 39 isoform X1 codes for the protein MAQQKVVLKVLTMTDDKTKQKAIEAAADIFGVDSIAADIKEQKLTVIGQMDTVAIVKKLKKVGKVDIISVGPAKEEKKEEKKEEKKEEKKEEKKEEKKEEKKEEKK
- the LOC112802853 gene encoding heavy metal-associated isoprenylated plant protein 39 isoform X2, yielding MAQKVVLKVLTMTDDKTKQKAIEAAADIFGVDSIAADIKEQKLTVIGQMDTVAIVKKLKKVGKVDIISVGPAKEEKKEEKKEEKKEEKKEEKKEEKKEEKKEEKK